A single window of Ostrinia nubilalis chromosome 24, ilOstNubi1.1, whole genome shotgun sequence DNA harbors:
- the LOC135083997 gene encoding large ribosomal subunit protein bL35m, with product MFRCAAFAVRAIRPLSIPYLNAARIRNDCKSFATCKTLSHLGLSQTIGNSSLLNNQTVLNISKNIVQVPSRSITKFSLNKGKRKSSKSVIKRFFRLHWGGWIRTKVGRQKRLWKKSPAQKRRLRQHVFCNATQSTLLDKMVTKFWRKPKYYVDDPYAPYHTREEFVITRKKPIQRN from the exons ATGTTTCGTTGTGCAGCTTttg cTGTACGAGCTATTCGGCCTCTGTCGATTCCATATTTGAATGCGGCCAGGATTCGCAATGACTGCAAAAGTTTTGCCACTTGCAAAACCCTGTCGCATTTAGGATTAAGCCAAACTATTGGCAATAGTTCACTATTGAATAACCAGACAGTACTGAATATTTCTAAGAACATAGTGCAAGTTCCATCCAGGAGTATTACTAAATTCAGTCTCAATAAAGGGAAAAGAAAGTCTTCGAAGTCTGTTATCAAGCGTTTCTTCAGACTGCACTGGGGTGGTTGGATCCGGACTAAAGTTGGTAGGCAAAAGAGATTGTGGAAGAAGTCCCCTGCCCAGAAAAGACGACTTAGGCAACATGTGTTTTGTAACGCAACACAGAGCACTTTACTAGACAAAATGGTCACGAAGTTCTGGAGAAAACCAAAGTATTATGTTGATGATCCGTATGCCCCGTACCACACCAGAGAAGAGTTTGTAATTACAAGAAAGAAACCTATTCAGAGAAATTGA
- the LOC135083934 gene encoding fumarylacetoacetate hydrolase domain-containing protein 2 → MTGSVWAFSRALSSIKTRLISKELANIGVPFSAVRCFSVTQARNMKLVQFTYNTKPDEVRAGYIEGDDVVDLNKADGSLPLKLVDILKLDCAVERISQIKAKKPQGVPLSGIRLEAPITNQDKVIGVGLNYLDHCKEQNLTPPEVPMIFSKFSSAIIGPNDAVKLRTEITQSVDWEVELAVVIGKECTMIDAKDAYNYVLGYTVAQDISARDWQKKKNSGQFILGKSMDTFCPIGPWIVTADEIKDPQCLDIKCTLNGVVKQNSNTCQLIHKIPDVIARLASVMTLYPGDIILSGTPGGVGMHRNPPEFLKPGDKLISEIQSIGTLETRVVKFDQCGCK, encoded by the exons ATGACTGGAAGCGTTTGGGCGTTTAGTCGCGCGTTATCGTCAATAAAAACTCGTTTGATAAGTAAAGAACTCGCCAATATCGGTGTGCCGTTCAGCGCAGTCAGGTGCTTTTCAGTTACACAGGCTAGAAATATGAAGCTCGTACAGTTTACTTACAACACCAAACCGGACGAGGTTAGAGCGGGTTATATAGAGGGAGACGACGTAGTAGACCTGAATAAAGCTGACGGGTCCCTTCCTCTGAAGTTGGTAGACATCCTGAAGTTGGATTGTGCTGTAGAAAGGATTTCTCA AATAAAGGCTAAAAAGCCTCAAGGGGTGCCCCTAAGTGGAATCAGGTTGGAGGCTCCCATCACAAACCAGGATAAAGTGATTGGCGTCGGCCTGAACTATCTGGACCACTGCAAAGAACAGAACTTAACACCACCAGAGGTGCCGATGATCTTCAGCAAGTTCTCCAGCGCGATTATTGGGCCTAATGACGCTGTGAAGTTGAGGACTGAAATCACACAG aGTGTAGATTGGGAGGTGGAACTAGCGGTGGTCATCGGCAAGGAATGCACCATGATCGACGCCAAGGACGCCTACAATTACGTGCTAGGGTACACCGTGGCTCAGGACATCAGCGCTCGGGATTGGCAGAAGAAGAAAAATAGCGGCCAGTTCATATTGGGGAAG TCCATGGACACCTTCTGCCCCATTGGACCCTGGATCGTCACGGCAGACGAGATCAAAGACCCTCAATGCCTGGACATCAAGTGTACCCTCAACGGCGTGGTGAAGCAAAACAGCAACACCTGCCAGCTAATACACAAGATACCTGACGTCATCGCTAGACTGGCCTC AGTGATGACTCTATACCCTGGGGACATCATCCTATCCGGGACACCAGGAGGCGTTGGGATGCACAGGAACCCACCGGAATTCCTCAAGCCGGGAGACAAGCTGATCAGTGAAATACAAAGCATTGGCACTTTGGAAACTAGAGTCGTGAAATTCGATCAGTGCGGTTGTAAGTAG